The segment TTgacaagtggaagcagttcttctatGGGTATCTCagtggcgatataacagaaggagataaagtggaagttaacctaggagtaactacaaacgataacagggTCCCACCTTCCAATGTCGAAAAGATCCGGTGAAAAATCAGTCAGCAAAAAAATAATAGAGCAGCCGAAAAGGATTGACCTTGGGCAGAACTCTACgctgacggcgatgaactggaagtagtcgatgagttcatatatttgataTATCTGATCACTGCGACAAAAATACGAGTAAGAGGATTTAACGACGCATTTAAGTTGTAAGTCGGGCCTACATTTCCTTCCACAggatgcttcgatcaaggagagACTATTAGTTTACTTAGAGAACGTACACTTGCCATATTTTGACGAATAGTGTTGctaactatttttggcggagtataaaGGGAGAGTGGTGGTTGAGAAACGACTgagtaatgcgtaccatcggtgccttgcgcattgggcataaaatagactctACAGTGATCCACAGCCTCCTACCCAGCAACTCctctctctacctcctcgtggtaccagccgggatacgagcaacctcggtggaaacCGGGTAATCAACcctggtggaaaccaaggtcgtatgctgacagggacaGAGTAGTGGTCAGGCAAGCCTGAACCATTAAAAAACCAATGCAAAGGACGatgtaagtaataataactctaatcggaacaatcggcaaagacccaggtgaCGAAATTGGACTAACGATTGCAAATTAGgtacatggaactgtcggtgtGTAAGTTTTCTCGGAAGTAGTAATGTGCTGTCTGAAGTAGTGAATAACcccaagttcgacatcgtagcactgcaggaggtGCTGGCCGATCTatccccgaatgtgcagattaagaatcaagggccgatattagcataattaacgtgcacaacCCTCACCTCAGAAATACCGATggtgacaaagacgaattttacgcgcagttggagcgcgaatacgaccgctgcccaggACATGAAGTCAAAATCTTCATCGGCTACTGTAATACTGATTGGGCGGTTCAGCacacacccgcaaacgaacgaaaacgacctaagacttgtcgacttcgcagCTTCCAAGAGCATGACCATACGTATTACCTTCTTTCAGCacaacctctaccatcggtacatccggagatcacccaaccagacggaatcacaaatcgaccacgtagTGATgataaggatacgtcaaaaactgtcTGCTGtgaacaacatcaacaacataccacagactaacagacgtaacacttcgaacaaattttcttacaaaacatcgtttcattgacacccctaaaacttggatcACTAAACTAAAACTAGCATctaacaacagcgccagcgctattggaatgccgtgaaaacagccattccCAGCGTATTGGAGAACGtactaggccgtgtggcaccgaattgaCGTAACAAATGGTTTAACGAGGAGTGCCaacagatattggctgagaagagcGCAGCGAGGGTACAAATGCTACGTCGAGTCACCCGTAAGGATGtgaagcgatacaaacagaagcgaagaCAACAAACCCGATTCGTTTTcgactcttccaggagaagaagcgccaccaagaagagaaggggtgcgaagaactcgagcagctggaccgctttcacgacacacgaaagttctatcagagactcaacgaatctctcAAAGGATTTGTTCCAAAATATGCAGAGATAAGGTGAaggtacccaggtaaccaataagcaatagtataagcagtaaatcaatcgtttattagcatctctGGTGTTTTTTATACTACAGGTTGCTCTTTATCAggcttttgactgcataactgttgtaaattggcatccacaattccaattaaattcttcttatcggtaactagctgcaaataagcattgtcagcactataacagGACTAGCAGTAAAgttgccgcatattttgccaaaatagcatttaagtagcatttaatttaatttatgtcAGTAATTAACTCTTAATGTCACATGTGTTATTGATTTATTTTAGGTTTTGCTCACCACTTCAAAGCACCGTGCATAGGCATATCAACGTTCGGGGCCTCTAAGTGGACAAATGATTTGGTCGGAACACCCGCTCCCCCGTCGTTCGTTCCAAATCCTTTTCTCAGTTTCACCGATCACATGAGCTTTGGCGAGCGTATGATCAATACTGTCATGAGTGCGGCGGAAGTGCTGATTGAGCGCGTTCTGGATTATCCAGCGCAAAATGAAATGTACGAAAATTCTTTCCCTGACCCAAAGCCATCCCTACAGGAGCTTAAAAAATCGGCGGTTTCCCTGGTTCTGTTGAACAACCATTTCTCGTTGAGTTACCCGAGGCCTTATGCCACTGGAATGATCGAAGTTGGGGGTATGCACATCAACCGGAGTCCGAAACCTCTGCCAGACGATATTCAAAGGTTCATGGACAATGCGACTGATGGTATAATCTACTTTTCGATGGGTTCCAATATCAAGAGCAAAGATTTGCCTCCCGAAAAGAGACAAGCTTTCTtgaatgtattttcaaagtTGAAACAAAAAGTGTTGTGGAAATGGGAAGATGACAAACTACCATCGAAACCGGATAACGTTCGAATACAAAGTTGGTGGCCTCAAGATGACATCCTTGCGCATCCCAACGTACGGTTATTCATAACGCACGGGGGTCTTCTGAGTACCACCGAATCTCTTTACCATGGAGTACCAGTTATCGGCATACCGGTTTTCGGTGATCAACACTTGAACATGGCTAAAGCGGAACGTGGTGGTTATGGATTGTCGGTAGCTTATCAAGCCATTTCGGAAGAACGGCTGTCTACGGCAATTGACGCCATCCTCAATGATTCGACGTTCAAGCAAAACGCACAAGCCATATCCCAACGATATCGGGATCAACCACAGAGTCCACTGGAATTAGCCGTCTTCTGGGTCGAATACATCATTCGTCATAAAGGAGCGCCACACATACGAACTGCTGCGATGGACCTTAATTTTGTGCAGTATCATAACTTGGACATCATAGCAACTCTCATCGTTGCACCTATTTTGATAATCTATTTATTAAGTCGTTTGATATGCCGTAAAAGAGCTCCCAAAAATATTCGTAAGAATGATCGGAAAAAGCGTAATTAAATATCAAGTCATAAATTCGATTCCGTAAATCAGACGAGTTGATGTATGCCAATTAAATATACTAATATTGAAGTGTAATTTCTGGTTGTCCTTTAAAGGTAGTGTACGAGTAATttcaaaattaatcaataaatgaTGTAAGACTTATACTCACTTAAAACTTAATAGAGGTGATGTTGCAAGCAGGTAGttttaaaaaatggatttcgATAATAAGACGGTATAATCAACTTCCGCATAAATAAAATCTTTATGCAAATACTTATACACATTTGTAACTGAAAGTTTCCAGGCAATCAAATctgtaaatttatatttttcaactTATCTAGTACACTTTCTACAGAATCTGAAACACCTTCATCGTCAGTACTGGTATCTGTTTCGGTACCATCGTCTGTACTGGAGCCGTCCGTATCATCAGAATCAGTcgt is part of the Sabethes cyaneus chromosome 2, idSabCyanKW18_F2, whole genome shotgun sequence genome and harbors:
- the LOC128734138 gene encoding UDP-glycosyltransferase UGT5-like isoform X2, which codes for MRLVWWLLTTSVMMIASIVSTEAAKILGVFPSTSKSHYFVGSALMKALARKGHQVTVISPFPQKQPLTNYRDITTNIWEAISPITSNLLSIADDGVLESIRKTYAFGHTTANETLKDAAITALLNSDDKFDLIILEIFMNDAMLGFAHHFKAPCIGISTFGASKWTNDLVGTPAPPSFVPNPFLSFTDHMSFGERMINTVMSAAEVLIERVLDYPAQNEMYENSFPDPKPSLQELKKSAVSLVLLNNHFSLSYPRPYATGMIEVGGMHINRSPKPLPDDIQRFMDNATDGIIYFSMGSNIKSKDLPPEKRQAFLNVFSKLKQKVLWKWEDDKLPSKPDNVRIQSWWPQDDILAHPNVRLFITHGGLLSTTESLYHGVPVIGIPVFGDQHLNMAKAERGGYGLSVAYQAISEERLSTAIDAILNDSTFKQNAQAISQRYRDQPQSPLELAVFWVEYIIRHKGAPHIRTAAMDLNFVQYHNLDIIATLIVAPILIIYLLSRLICRKRAPKNIRKNDRKKRN
- the LOC128734138 gene encoding UDP-glycosyltransferase UGT5-like isoform X1 — translated: MFVKILECSDKRHPSPDGLLSWYPGVETAKILGLFPTSSRSHYIVDSALMKALAERGHEVTVVSPFPQSKPLKNYRDVTTTDIWQASEPFISNILNFNRKSPFANIMRIYNLGHAIVNSTLNDPAVVKLIDSKEHFDLVILEIFMTDAMLGFAHHFKAPCIGISTFGASKWTNDLVGTPAPPSFVPNPFLSFTDHMSFGERMINTVMSAAEVLIERVLDYPAQNEMYENSFPDPKPSLQELKKSAVSLVLLNNHFSLSYPRPYATGMIEVGGMHINRSPKPLPDDIQRFMDNATDGIIYFSMGSNIKSKDLPPEKRQAFLNVFSKLKQKVLWKWEDDKLPSKPDNVRIQSWWPQDDILAHPNVRLFITHGGLLSTTESLYHGVPVIGIPVFGDQHLNMAKAERGGYGLSVAYQAISEERLSTAIDAILNDSTFKQNAQAISQRYRDQPQSPLELAVFWVEYIIRHKGAPHIRTAAMDLNFVQYHNLDIIATLIVAPILIIYLLSRLICRKRAPKNIRKNDRKKRN
- the LOC128734138 gene encoding UDP-glycosyltransferase UGT5-like isoform X3, which encodes MKALAERGHEVTVVSPFPQSKPLKNYRDVTTTDIWQASEPFISNILNFNRKSPFANIMRIYNLGHAIVNSTLNDPAVVKLIDSKEHFDLVILEIFMTDAMLGFAHHFKAPCIGISTFGASKWTNDLVGTPAPPSFVPNPFLSFTDHMSFGERMINTVMSAAEVLIERVLDYPAQNEMYENSFPDPKPSLQELKKSAVSLVLLNNHFSLSYPRPYATGMIEVGGMHINRSPKPLPDDIQRFMDNATDGIIYFSMGSNIKSKDLPPEKRQAFLNVFSKLKQKVLWKWEDDKLPSKPDNVRIQSWWPQDDILAHPNVRLFITHGGLLSTTESLYHGVPVIGIPVFGDQHLNMAKAERGGYGLSVAYQAISEERLSTAIDAILNDSTFKQNAQAISQRYRDQPQSPLELAVFWVEYIIRHKGAPHIRTAAMDLNFVQYHNLDIIATLIVAPILIIYLLSRLICRKRAPKNIRKNDRKKRN